From Dasypus novemcinctus isolate mDasNov1 chromosome 11, mDasNov1.1.hap2, whole genome shotgun sequence, one genomic window encodes:
- the LOC101443729 gene encoding glutathione S-transferase A4, with the protein MAAKPKLHYPNGRGRMESVRWALAAAGVEFDEEFLETKEQLLQLQNGNHLLFQQVPMVEIDGMKLVQTRSILHYIAEKHHLFGKDLKEKTLIDMYVEGTLDLLELIIMHPFLKPDDQQKEVVTMTQKAIIRYFPVFEKILKDHGQTFLVGNQLSLADVILLQTILALEEKVPNILSPFPHLQEFTVKISNVPTIKKFLEPGSKKKPPPDDIYVRTVFTIFAP; encoded by the exons ATGGCAGCGAAGCCCAAGCTCCACTATCCAAACGGAAGAGGCCGGATGGAATCCGTACGATGGGCTTTAGCTGCCGCTGGAGTTGAG tTTGATGAAGAATTTTTAGAAACAAAAGAACAGTTGCTGCAGTTGCAGAATG GGAACCACCTGCTGTTCCAACAGGTGCCAATGGTTGAAATTGACGGGATGAAGTTGGTGCAGACACGAAGCATTCTCCACTACATAGCGGAGAAGCACCATCTCTTTGGCAAGGACCTCAAGGAGAAAACCCT GATTGACATGTATGTGGAGGGGACCCTGGATCTGCTGGAACTGATTATCATGCATCCTTTCTTAAAACCAGACGATCAACAAAAGGAAGTGGTCACCATGACCCAGAAGGCTATCATTAGGTACTTTCCTGTGTTCGAAAAG ATTTTAAAGGATCATGGACAAACCTTTCTTGTTGGTAACCAGCTGAGCCTTGCGGATGTGATTCTACTTCAAACAATTTTGGCTCTAGAAGAGAAAGTCCCTAATATCCTCTCCCCATTTCCTCACCTCCAG GAGTTCACGGTGAAAATAAGTAATGTCCCTACAATTAAGAAATTCCTTGAACCTGGCAGCAAGAAGAAGCCTCCCCCTGACGACATCTACGTGAGAACTGTCTTCACCATTTTTGCACCATAA